A DNA window from Arachis duranensis cultivar V14167 chromosome 3, aradu.V14167.gnm2.J7QH, whole genome shotgun sequence contains the following coding sequences:
- the LOC107482259 gene encoding protochlorophyllide-dependent translocon component 52, chloroplastic has product METMISFSAPSFLHIPTPHEPTTPPLRKSMFFSTTTTNTTTQVTNSPLRSIVHGNKSKSKLFTALSPSPLTESSNTPEAETEVESKGEKFDWYSQWYPVMPICDLDKRAPHGKKVLGIDVVVWWDRNESAWKVFDDACPHRLAPLSEGRIDQWGRLQCVYHGWCFNGSGDCKLIPQAPPDAPPFHTFKKACVAAYPSTVQNGMLWFWPNSDPQYKDILERKKPPYIPEIDDPSYTSLMGNRDIPYGYEVLIENLMDPAHVPYAHYGIMRTQKPKEKVDREGGRPLELAIEKLDVNGFLAEQGWSKSKFMPPCVFYAYSHDQPAPSGENQKSSKQKKFSLIFVCIPVSPGKSRLIWCFPRNFGLWMDKIVPRWFFHIGQNLILDSDLYLLHVEEYKLMEVGSANWAKACFVPTKSDALVVGFRKWLNKYAGGQVDWRGKYSGVLAPTPPREQLFDRYWSHVVNCRSCNRAYKSLNVAEVALQIICVASIGIVAAMKQGTMSTFTRSSMVVVAVLSFALSRWLAHFIYKNFRYHDYNHAFR; this is encoded by the exons ATGGAAACTATGATATCTTTCTCtgctccttcatttcttcacaTCCCAACACCGCATGAACCAACAACCCCACCACTTAGGAAATCCATGTTCTTCAGCACTACTACTACTAATACTACTACTCAAGTAACCAATTCACCATTACGCTCTATAGTTCATGGAAACAAATCAAAATCCAAGCTTTTCACTGCCTTGTCACCATCTCCATTGACAGAATCCAGCAACACACCTGAGGCCGAGACAGAAGTTGAATCAAAGGGAGAGAAGTTTGATTGGTACTCTCAGTGGTATCCAGTGATGCCAATATGTGACCTTGACAAGAGGGCACCCCACGGGAAGAAAGTGTTGGGGATTGATGTGGTTGTGTGGTGGGATAGGAATGAGAGTGCATGGAAGGTGTTTGATGATGCATGCCCTCACAGATTGGCACCTTTGTCTGAGGGAAGGATCGATCAATGGGGCAGATTGCAGTGTGTCTACCATGGTTGGTGTTTTAATGGCTCTGGGGACTGTAAGCTCATTCCTCAGGCACCCCCTGATGCTCCTCCG TTTCATACCTTCAAAAAAGCATGTGTAGCCGCATACCCAAGTACTGTGCAGAATGGTATGTTGTGGTTTTGGCCAAATTCTGATCCTCAATATAAAGATATTCTTGAACGAAAGAAACCCCCATACATACCAGAGATTGATGATCCCTCATACACTAGCTTGATGGGAAACAGAGATATTCCTTATGG CTATGAGGTGCTGATCGAGAACCTTATGGACCCTGCACATGTTCCGTACGCACATTATGGAATAATGCGTACTCAGAAACCAAAAG AGAAAGTTGATAGAGAAGGAGGCAGGCCACTAGAATTGGCAATTGAAAAGTTAGATGTCAACGGTTTTTTAGCAGAGCAGGGTTGGAGCAAAAGCAAATTCATGCCGCCATGCGTATTTTATGCATATAGCCACGATCAACCTGCGCCATCCGGTGAAAATCAG AAGTCATCAAAACAGAAGAAATTTTCCTTAATCTTTGTTTGCATTCCGGTTAGTCCTGGTAAAAGCAGACTGATATGGTGCTTCCCACGAAACTTTGGACTGTGGATGGACAAAATTGTGCCGCGGTGGTTCTTTCATATTGGACAAAACCTTATTCTAGATTCAGATTTATATCTTCTTCATGTTGAG GAATACAAACTTATGGAAGTTGGTTCAGCGAACTGGGCGAAAGCCTGTTTCGTGCCAACAAAGTCAGATGCACTTGTGGTCGGTTTTAGAAAGTGGCTAAACAAGTATGCAGGTGGGCAAGTTGATTGGAGAGGTAAATACAGTGGAGTTCTTGCGCCAACGCCACCCAGGGAGCAGCTTTTTGACAGGTATTGGTCGCATGTGGTGAACTGCCGGAGCTGCAACCGTGCATATAAGAGCCTCAATGTGGCTGAAGTGGCGCTTCAGATCATATGTGTTGCTTCAATAGGGATTGTTGCTGCAATGAAGCAGGGAACCATGTCTACATTCACAAGAAGTTCAATGGTTGTGgttgcagtgctctcattcgCCTTGTCTCGTTGGCTAGCTCACTTCATATACAAGAATTTCCGTTATCATGATTACAACCATGCATTCCGCTGA